The Punica granatum isolate Tunisia-2019 chromosome 4, ASM765513v2, whole genome shotgun sequence sequence GCCTCCCGGACGGTCCGACCCAGTCGGTAGGAGATCCAAAGGATAGACAATCTCACAAAGCACCAATCACGGTCCAgttatttaattgttttttttttcagtgagtTATTTAATCATGGAGAAATCATTATCAAACATTAGAAAAATCTTTAATTGCTATGAGGCTGGATGCAACAAGTGGGTTCACATGGCAACAATTTGATGTGCTACATTAATGTGTGAACCTACCTCTACACTGCTTCCAATTATTTGGAGACCAGTAGGCTCCATCACATCTCGGGGCTCCACGTATTCCAGAATCTCGGGGCCTGACCACAGGCTAGAATATAAGGGAATTTAATGAAATACGATCACCGAAATGTATATTATTTCATTCCACGCACTTGGTCATTCCATCATATATTAAAGTGGCAATACAAAGCCTAGCTCTTCACTATAGGATATACATGCAGAATGTTTTGCCCTTCTTGTAATGTGAAATTGATTTTGTAAAAGTCTCACCTGCTCGCCATTGCATCTGATGGAGCTGTAGGATGAACTCGCAGACCTGCTGGAAAGAAACAAACACAGCtcaaatataagaaattaaacaCCAAATAAGTCAATACAACCCTCTTTCACGTGTGGCATGGGATTCTCGCAGCTCACCATCTGTACTCCAATTATAGGTCCCATTGGTAACCAGTGTCAATTCATAGTACTAAATAGTATTCATTATAATAGAATTAGAAAagggggattttttttttcttttatgctgATATCTgctctccaaaaaaaaaagagttgtaATATACTTTAAGATTGCAGGtgaatacatattttttacattttgcATAAATAGAGATATTAGGAAGAACTCTCCCGAAGATATAGCCATTACTATTAGTTGGCAAAAGTGTGCAGGAAGTTGACACCAGCCAGAAAATGAAGACCAGGAGGAAAGAATAGTCCAAGGATGACTTCCAAATAGTCTTCAGAATGGTCCTTGGATTCACAAGTATCCAATTCCAAGGTCATTCAGTGGTGATGGACCTGGTGATCTATGACCAAATCAAAGAAGCAGAATGCTAATCatagataataaaagaaaCCCTCTCCTTGACCAACTGGGGTCAGGAGGTGATGATAGAAATGTGGACTTTTAATGAAGTAAAGTTATAGGTGCAGCGACCACAACACACAGAAACAATTTACTGAAAATTTTTGATGGTTTGGAATTTATTATGGCAAAAACAGAGATGAAGCAATATCAGCCAATGACAACGCACACACCAAGGATTGTCAGCTCAAAAGAAGATAATATGGTATGGCAAGTCTATCGTTGAGAATTAATGTGGCAGTGCGGAGCATCTACTgctgaggatgaatgtgggtATGAAGTCAAGATTCAGAAAACTTTACAAACAAATAGATCAGGACAAcgttttcatttttgttgatcatCTTTCCTATTGTGGATGCGCTGAATAATTAACTTTGCAATTTAATCGAATTGTACCTCTCCTTTTGGCTTTCATTGTTTGCATTTGTTATTTCAATCAACCAGTAGGGAACACATTGTGCTTGCAGAACCACTTATTTATTCACTCAATGTAAAACCTGCATGAAGTATTGGGGAGAGCTTACTTGATCAGCAGTCAGGCTTCCATATTTTACTtgtcctctcctctctcttctctatTGAAAGCAGGAATCATGTCCATGATAGCTTCTTTCTGATATGGCAAAAAACTCTTCGATATGGCAGCCAGCTTCTTCTTTCATCAGTTGGAGATTTCACTAATAATCACCGTTTAAAAGATTCGATGGAGAAAGGATATGGCAAACTTCTGTAGGTACCTGCAAATTGGAAGTGATAGAAGGGCTGCAAGGGGACCAAGATTTGTGCCAAAGAATAACTTTCACTCATTCATTACTAAAAGCAGCTTACAGTGATAAGCGAACTTTCTGTGTTCCAGTGACATGAGCAACAAATCCCACCTTTACATTACATCTAAAGAGAGCAAAATGCGGGGCTAATCAGTCCACAcagtcattttccacaatcttTACACCTTGTCGAACTCGCCTGAGAGCACTTACTCTGCTAAAACGATGACCTAGAATTCTAATTTTTTCAGACCTTCGCCTTTTCCTTGCTAAATTAGGGCAATGACTAATTTGGCACAAAGATTCGGTTTGAATAGCTGACATACTTTCAACTCCTTTGTGCTTCTGCCATGACTTCTGTGATGGTTGATTTACTCCTCGAAAGTGACCAAAATAATAGAGAGGATTAATGTAGCAAGATGATGAAGACACGATGCCTCTCATGTTGATTGGTCGGACAAGTTCTACAAATTCCTGAATTTCTGAAAAGCTTGCATGATCAGAATATGGcaccgaatatatatattggtgtAACTTCTCAACTGATCTTACATTCCACTTCTGCCCATTGCTGGTGATGGTGAAAATTTCACTGCTTTTGAATCCGTTACTCCTAGAGTCTGCTAGAGAAGTACATAAATTCTCATTCATTCCAAAGTGTCCTAGTATCCCTGGAAGTCCAGAGGGCATAATTCCTATGGTGGGGCGCACTTTATTCAGTCCCTCCAAAGTATCAACAGTAAAACTATACCGTGGGACAGCTCGGACTCTGGTAAAAGAAGTTTTGGTTGTGAATATGTCTTCATATCCAAGAAGATGCAGAGTCTGCAAACGTTCTGGCCACACCCAGATCTAAATAGAGAAAACATAGATCAATAAATTGAAGTGACAATTAAACAAatggaaaattatattttggtGCCAGTCTCTTTGGTGCGTTGCTACTTCTTTTCTAGTTGCAGTGGTGCTTCAGTTATTATTATACTTGCACCGAACCTGTGCGACGAAGGATACTTCATCTAAAGAATTAAACTCTCATATGCTGGGAACTGACTCACACGGAGATATATTATGGTAATCGGGTCACAAGAGGCTACTTGGATCAAATTCAGACCAGTAGTATTCATGCCCAGATGAGGGAGGCATTCCATGAAGAAAGGACCATAAGGTATGAACAAACCTTAATTTTGAGCATCCGGGAAATATAAAGTAAAAGCTCTTCTTTTCCCAGATTGTCAATCGCAATGATGATGTCGTGTTCAGGGTGAGAGATAATGATGTCAACAACCTACAGCAAGGCATCAAATGTCAATACAAATGGTCAGGTCTCTTACATGAAGGTAGGCAACTAAACGGTTACAACCAATAGTAACATAAATCCATTGGTAAGGTAAACATCAcgatataaaagtaaaaaatgtcTATACCAAATGATCAATAGTTCAAGTCTTCCTAGGACTTTAACTTAAATTTCTAAAAGGATTCTATTTGCAGATAACTGTGGTTGCTAAGAGGAATGAGTTTCAGCCATAATTCGACTAGTATGGAATAAATGATCTTAGACTGGCATTTCGTTTCTAAGTTCATtgtttttaaaacaaaatcaagAAAAGGAGTCCTATAAATGATAAGTTGTATTGGACAATGCACAAAAAACACTACTAATCAGCATGGctgttatttttaatatactaATGGAATATGCCATTCcttcaaatttattttaggACAATAATCTTTTACTCATTCCCCCAGCAGAAATGTAGTTCGAACCAATCACTTGGTTCTTGAAATCCAACCGCCACAGAAGATAGCATCCAGAAACATGTTAACAAAATTAATCATCTGCATCAATAACCAATGGTATAATATAAATTGGGTATGCCTTAGCTTTAGTAGCTATACTGGTACTGGGTTCTATTACCCACCACACGCACAAGAAACAATCAATTCCTAACTGTACATTAATGGCAAGTTGCCCGCACCCACCTGTTTGGCAGCATCTACCCGAGAAGGGAAAGCATATGATGGGTGACAGTACGTATTATCCAAATAGAGAACCTCGAGTTTACTGCCCTTGATAGCATTCAAAAGGATAATCTTGGATGTATAGGCCTTTTCAATAGATGCTTCCCATCGGAAATCTCCAGTGTAGAGCAAGCACCCAAACTCTCCACGGAAAAGGAACATCACTGAACCTGTCAAATTATCAAATCCCTGACCAACAATGAGCTAACCGATCATACAATCCGAAATCAACTCTCTCTCAGGACTTAAACCGAGCAGTTAACAAGCAATTGGGCTGACCCAACGTCCTTTGAAAGCTAAATCAGAATGGACGAAGTAAAATGTATTCATGAACATATACACAGATCACTAAGCGGTCAACGACTGAACTCTATGGAGAGATTACGTACCGGGACAGTGGTGAGCGTCGATCAGCATGACCTGGACGGCAGTTTTGGTACCGGAAGAGGGAGAGGTCAGGGAGAGCGAGTGCCACGAACCTACCTCGAGGACGCGGAGGAGAGAGAGGTTGAAGTTGGGGAACTTGAAGGGGAGGAGCTTGGAGGTGAGGTGGGAGCAGAAGAGAGGGCCCCTGGACCAGGCGGAGGAGAGGCCCTGCGTGTGGTCGGCGTGCAGGTGCGTCAGGAAGTAGGCTTGGCTTCCGCCCGACCAACGGTCGACGGAGATAAGCCCTCTCTCCATTCGGCCGGAGGAAGCGGCGGCCTGCGGCTGCACATAGGCCGGTGGCGGAGAACGGTCGATGATCCTCCGTCCGCCGGAGAAGAGAGAATCGGGGGAGTCGGAGAGTGCGTTTATTGCTTTTGGCGGGgcctttttgaatttttcgcGCAATTCGTTTGCTTGCTCTTGAAAAAACAACATGGGCTTTGTCTGGAAAAGTTGGGCCGGAAAGGCTGCTTCAGGCCCAAAATGGAAGAGAAATAATCTAAAGTCCGGCCCAATTAGTTTGAAAAATGGATTAATCAGGcccattaagaaaaaaaaattaaaagaaatattgCCAAAAGGGGAGAATGCGTCGACAGCAGGGTTCGAACCTGCGCGGGCGAAGCCCAACAGATTTCAAGTCTGTCTCCTTAACCACTCGGACATATCGACGGTTTTGGTGGACCATTCTtctggagaaaaaaaattatagagcATGGCATAGCAAGAATAGCCATAAGGTGCTGAAACTTGTCTTGTCCAGAACGCACGAACAAATCAGCTGGGACACATCGCTACAGTGTATCATTCGCCATGCATCTGCATATGTACTTTGGTTGTGCTGCTCGATCGGGATTTGCAGCATgtaatctatatttatatggaTAAGCATTTGTTCTTTCCTTCAACAATAACTGCGACGCACCGAATTAACAACTACCTCTGTGGATACATACATGATCTGACTTCagtattataaaataaaatttaatagtaGTGAAATCCAGAAACCATTCACTGTAGGCCATGAGCATGATATGTGTACTTGGATGGATATTACAAGAAAGAGAGGGGGAGGTCCATGTATTAAAGATCATTTGTAACGGTTGACTTCACTGTTGACTTAAAAAGAGGTTGTGAGCGAACTTAAGTTAAAGACAACGTCAACAAAAGGGCCAACCGAAATCAAAAGTGGGTGCAACATAGTAGGGTACACTCTCACATATTCACTTAAAAGTTTCAGATTTTATATTTGACAGAACTATTTgtgttcttttattaattatttataatttttttcattgtattaagttttaaatctcatttgtaattaaaaagaaaaaaaaagcgaaactggggccgtttggattcagagttaaagttactttaattttgattttgattttgattgtggaaaatgacaaatgagatgtgattataaatttgacttggaaaacgtgtatttttattgtgtagtgtgttgagttaaagttaaagttaaaatttttgaattggaaaatgtgtatttttgttgtgtagtgtgttgagttaaagttaaagttaaaatcaagtaATCCTCGATCCAAACGGGGAATAGTCCAGACTAACTAGTGGTCATAAGGTCACTGACTTTTCAACTTATAATTATTGCAGTAAAGTGGTGCTTCATACATGACACTTTTACATATGTATTTGTAGGATAAAGTGGTGCTCTGTAGTTACTTGTggatatggttttttttttttccagttacATGAGTGGATAGGCCCCGAGTTTAATATAACGTAATAGAtattttaataactaataaatggatATGGTAAtctcatgaaattttttgattattaaataaaaatcataataattaataaattggtATCGATAATCTCACGAAACTTGTTGATtaccaaattaaaaaaatatgcacGCAGGGCCCTCGACAATTGAAAATGTCGTCCcatcttcatttctttttttcggcaATCCCACGGAACTTTTTGATtacaatgaaaaataaattttaaataactaataaagagatATGAGTAATCTCACTAGATATCGAATCTATAACTTCTAGATCAATATAGGAGGCCGTGCGTCACTGCGTTACACCCTCTTTTATCAGTGTTCTTTCCTTTTTACTCGTGTTACTGAAAAGGAAACCGCTTAAATCTATATAGAAGTGGATGCATGTataaatttacccaaaaaaagaaaagatgaacGAATGAGATGTATGAGATATGTTAATAATTCCATATCGAACCATCATTCCAGCTAGTTGAAGAGAGTTAGGACCACTCTGAAAAGGCATGCCGAGAATTCGACGAATAATTGATCATATGATGGGATCATTCAATTGTGTATGTTTCCTATCTCCCTTGATTTACTATTGATGGAATCCTCTCGATCGAGTTCGTGTTGTTAATCTTACACGTGAATATTCATGGCGACCTCTGTCGAACGCCGATAAACGCTCTTGATTTTTAGCTCCGGGTTTGCTCT is a genomic window containing:
- the LOC116203560 gene encoding 5' exonuclease Apollo; this encodes MERGLISVDRWSGGSQAYFLTHLHADHTQGLSSAWSRGPLFCSHLTSKLLPFKFPNFNLSLLRVLEVGSWHSLSLTSPSSGTKTAVQVMLIDAHHCPGSVMFLFRGEFGCLLYTGDFRWEASIEKAYTSKIILLNAIKGSKLEVLYLDNTYCHPSYAFPSRVDAAKQVVDIIISHPEHDIIIAIDNLGKEELLLYISRMLKIKIWVWPERLQTLHLLGYEDIFTTKTSFTRVRAVPRYSFTVDTLEGLNKVRPTIGIMPSGLPGILGHFGMNENLCTSLADSRSNGFKSSEIFTITSNGQKWNVRSVEKLHQYIYSVPYSDHASFSEIQEFVELVRPINMRGIVSSSSCYINPLYYFGHFRGVNQPSQKSWQKHKGVESMSAIQTESLCQISHCPNLARKRRRSEKIRILGHRFSRVSALRRVRQGVKIVENDCVD